The following proteins are co-located in the Acanthochromis polyacanthus isolate Apoly-LR-REF ecotype Palm Island chromosome 7, KAUST_Apoly_ChrSc, whole genome shotgun sequence genome:
- the rad9b gene encoding cell cycle checkpoint control protein RAD9B, with protein sequence MNCVLDGNCVKAFGKAIHALSRIGDELWLDPMVRGLALRSVNSAHSAYACFLFSPLFFQQYNLGSVSEQGNETIKCKLIMKSVLPLFRCLTSIERNVKRCQISISAPCDRVMIQFFCRHGITKTHNVRFQESEPLQAVFASHLCPNVLKTPPRLLGDMVMHFPVSQEEITLSMTPLRVSLRNYFEGAKDQIKTMHTEITLHPEEFDYFQVGVDLDITFCLKELRGLLAFAEMHCLPVSVHCSATGRPVCFSVEDMVLEATVVLATLTDSESRGPSQPTETPVPTTPRCVYAAALPVGSCEAHSNIPQDIAAVTEIVASSVDSPIINPPALTQLLPQTVIPNEFCVPDAACPSTSTTPASTVICSLLFRALSSDEDEDDGCAAGLNVLACYSDEEETM encoded by the exons CTGGCACTCCGATCAGTGAATTCTGCTCATTCTGCATATGCCTGCTTCCTCTTCTCGCCGCTGTTCTTCCAGCAGTACAACCTGGGATCAGTATCAGAACAGGGCAATGAAACAATCAAATGCAAGCTGATTATGAAG TCTGTGCTGCCACTTTTCCGGTGTTTGACTTCCATTGAGCGTAATGTGAAACGATGCCAGATATCAATCAGCGCTCCCTGTGACCGAGTGATGATCCAGTTTTTCTGCAGACATG GCATCACCAAAACCCATAATGTACGTTTCCAGGAAAGCGAGCCTCTCCAGGCAGTGTTTGCCTCACACCTGTGTCCCAATGTGCTGAAGACTCCTCCCAG GCTTCTTGGTGACATGGTGATGCATTTCCCAGTGTCTCAAGAAGAAATCACTCtgtctatgactcctctgagaGTCAGTCTGAGAAATTACTTTGAGGGGGCAAAGG ATCAGATAAAGACGATGCACACTGAGATAACCTTACACCCAGAGGAGTTTGACTACTTTCAGGTCGGAGTGGACTTAGACATAACCTTCTGTCTGAAGGAGTTGAGG ggtTTATTGGCCTTTGCAGAGATGCATTGCCTTCCAGTGTCAGTTCACTGTAGTGCTACAGGAAG GCCTGTCTGCTTCTCAGTGGAGGACATGGTTCTTGAGGCCACTGTGGTGCTGGCTACTCTGACTGACTCTGAAAGCAGGGGTCCTTCTCAGCCTACAGAGACCCCAGTACCCACTACACCCAG GTGTGTATATGCTGCTGCTTTACCTGTGGGTTCCTGTGAGGCACACAGCAACATACCTCAAGATATTGCAGCTGTGACAGAGATAGTAGCATCCAGCGTGGACAGCCCTATAATCAACCCACCTGCTCTGACACAACTTCTGCCTCAGACTGTCATTCCTAATGAGTTCTGTGTGCCTGATGCAGCCTGTCCCAGCACCAGCACAACTCCTGCTTCCACTGTG ATCTGCTCTCTCCTGTTCAGGGCCTTGTCTtcagatgaggatgaggatgatggtTGTGCTGCAGGACTGAATGTCCTGGCATGTTACAGTGACGAAGAGGAGACTATGTAG